One part of the Rattus rattus isolate New Zealand chromosome 14, Rrattus_CSIRO_v1, whole genome shotgun sequence genome encodes these proteins:
- the LOC116883477 gene encoding prolactin-2A1: MQLSITHPCCWTLRLLLVSNLLLWENVALVPTCLVRNGRCFASLEEMLERAVGLSEEISKQALQLFTEFDNQYAQSKQLINKNFKKCHTSSLELPKPSSTSVQTHPVTLLKIASKLLSAWKVPLNDLVNNLPSLKDIHPNILSKAREIEAKSAGLLEGVKSILIQLQNGDTEDENYPGWSGLASLQSDNEDDRLFAYYNMIRCEGRETQKVETALKMVKCKISNENNC, translated from the exons ATGCAGCTGTCTATAACTCATCCATGCTGTT GGACCCTGCGACTGCTACTGGTGTCCAACCTGCTCCTGTGGGAGAATGTCGCCTTGGTGCCCACATGCTTAGTAAGGAATGGGCGCTGCTTTGCTTCCTTGGAAGAAATGCTTGAAAGAGCTGTTGGTTTGTCTGAAGAGATAAGTAAACAAGCTCTTCAACTGTTTACTGAATTT GATAATCAGTATGCGCAGAGCAAGCAGCTCATtaacaagaacttcaaaaaaTGTCATACATCTTCTCTTGAGCTTCCAAAACCCAGCAGTACATCTGTTCAGACACAT CCCGTAACCCTACTGAAAATAGCAAGCAAATTATTGAGCGCCTGGAAGGTTCCTCTGAACGACCTAGTGAACAACCTGCCATCCTTGAAAGACATACATCCTAATATCCTTTCCAAAGCCAGAGAGATTGAGGCTAAGAGCGCTGGACTCCTGGAGGGTGTTAAGAGCATTCTCATCCAG TTGCAAAATGGAGATACAGAAGATGAGAACTACCCTGGCTGGTCTGGACTGGCATCCTTGCAGTCAGACAATGAAGATGATCGCCTCTTTGCATATTATAACATGATCCGCTGTGAGGGTAGAGAAACTCAAAAGGTTGAAACTGCTCTCAAGATGGTGAAGTgcaaaatttcaaatgaaaacaactgCTAA